The following is a genomic window from Nicotiana tabacum cultivar K326 chromosome 3, ASM71507v2, whole genome shotgun sequence.
TATCCTAGATAAATTTCCATGTGCATTCCACTTTTCCATTTGATTCCTTTGTTCACCAGCATGTGTTGTCTGCCAGGCCTTCCACATTAAACCTTGTGtgcatattaaaatattatttaatccgAAAGTGGATTGAAGCATGCTAAATAAAACACATTGGCCTTTGTTGCCTGcttttcttgaaaaaatatttgctGCACATGCTAGTTGTGTTTCCGATGTCATTTGCTTTATGTTGTGCTCGAAATGAGTAGGAATCATTTTTATATTCCAATATTCTGCTTGTAACTGAACCATGCGTGTGATATTAAACACTTCTGCCCCATGCTGGTTGTATATCCAATGAACTGAAAGCACGTTTTCACCTCATGCTGGTTGGGTTGCCAATGCCATTAGTCTCTGTTGTTGTGCTCGcttatttatctatttttgttCCATAGCATCAATTATCTCAAAAGTTGCATCATGGAGTGCCTTAAGCATCGTAGTGTCACCTGCAGTAGAGAAAAGATAGTTAGAAATACCAACCATTATATCCTCCTCCCTTACGATTTGAATATATTGGTCGGTTAAGTTGACATGCCTCCTGCTCTCCTTTTCTCTTTGCTTCCTATCTCATGTTCACCTTCACCCTTAGATTTGGACATTGAAGGTTATCTTCATTAACCAACCTCCTTCCATGTGCATCTAGATGCCAGAAttgttggcattctatttctccatgatctaaagcataattagccaagtgatctgccagcTTGTTGCCCTCCCTATGAATATGAGTAACTGTGTAATTGCCCCCATTCATTAGTTGCATCATTTCCTCTACCTGCTCATATATGATCCATGGTGCTTTCCAGATCCCATCCATTATCTTTTTTAATATCATTGAGTCAGGTTGAAGCCATACATGAGAGTATTGTTTAAATCTGCAGAACCTTAGTGCTTCTACCATGGCCTTCGCTTCAGCTATTGTGTTTGTTGTCTCCTCAATCTCTTTCCCTACTGACTTGACTATGTCACCATTTTCATTTCTTATACAAAAACCTATTGAGCTCCTTCCTGGATTTCCCCTCGATGCACCATCCGTATTAACCTTTAGCCATCCTGCACTTGGAAATTCCCACATGACTTTTGTAACCTTAAGTTTAGGAGTGAAATTTTCCATCACAGCTAATAGATCTTGCCATTTGTGAGGTACCATGACCATCCCAGGCTTTCTCACTTTCACCAATGATTGTagatttgatgaaacttgataaATCACCCTGCTTGTTGTCACTGCATCACCATACTTCATACTATTTCTTCGTTTCCAAAGTTCCCAGACTACGCATGAGGGGAGTGCTTGCATTATTGGTTTTAGCCTTAAGCACACATTTGCAGTCCAACATTTTGTGATTGCTTGGTGCATTGTAAGTCCCTCCACATCTATTCCTGCCCTCGATAGAAAATACTTCCAAGTTGTCTTTGCAGTTTCTGATTTAAAAAACAAGTGTTGAAGAGATTCCTCATCAGGCTGTACATAACACCAACATTTTGATGGCATGCAGTAGCCTATCCTTTTCAAGAAATCATCTAAAGGTAGCTTTGCTTTCCACACTTTCCACATGaaaaatgctattttaaaagGCAGTCCCTTTACCCAAATCATTCTATAAGCTATTATTGGTTCGTCTCTTCTTCTCATATACTCTCATGCTGACTTAACACTGAAATATCCTCTTGTTTCCAGCATCCAACAAGGCCTATCAAGAACCTGCGTCGGTGAAGGTGGTTTGATTTTCTCCATAATGTgtactgctaagtcttcaggaAGTATTTCATATAGCCTGTCCACATCCCACTCACCATCTAAGGTAACATCATTTACATTATGTACATTTTCATCAATGCCAAAGTCCTGAGGAACTAAAAAATATAGTGCCCCAAGACCTGTCCAGTTTTCATACCAAAATAGTGAGGATCCCACTTTTGTTTGCCAAAGGATTTGATGTTCAATCAGATCTCTGCATTCCAACATTTTTCTCCAGATGTGAAACCCCCTTTTCCACGGAACAATTACAGGATTTAATTTTTTACAGTATTTCTGACATACGAAAGAGCTCCATAGGCTCGGTTTTGTTCTGAAATTCCACCACAACTTGCTGAATAATGCCTTTGCTACATCATGCAGTGACCTGAAACCTATTCATCCTTCCTCAATTTGAATGCATAAGGTATTCCATGAAGCCCAATGCCTACTAGTTCCTCCTACAGTGCTGCTCCAAAAAACTGAGCAAACAATTTGTGCAACCTATTTATCACATACTTTGGAGGCTTTACAACTGATAGTAGATGCATAGGCATGCTTTGCAATACATGGGATATGAGAACTGCCCTTCCCCCTACTGATAATAACTTGCCCTGCCATGATTGCAGTTTGTCCATTACCTTAGTAATTAGGGGCTGATAGAATTCCAGCTTTCTCCTTGCATAAAATATCGGACAACCTAAATATATGATAGGGAAATCATTCCTATGAATGCCTGTGATCCTTTCCACCTTGCTGACCACTTCCATGTCTGTTAAATGATGTAGGTACACAGCTGATTTGGTCTTGTTAATAAGCTGCCCAGATGCATTTTCATATGCCTTCAGCacttgcataatcagcatcagagaTGTTTCATCTGAGGATGAGAAATAATCATGTCATCTGCATACGCCAAATGATTTATCTTTGGACTCCACTTTGGCATCCCAAATCCATAAAAATACAGGTTAGTGTGTAGTGCATTGAGACCcctagataatgcttctgctTCTAATATAAATAAAGTTGAAGATACAGGATCACCTTGTTTTATTCCCCTTGAGAACTTAAAGAACCCATGAGCTTGACCATTTATTAGAATAGAATACCAATTATTTGAAACTAATCCAAAGA
Proteins encoded in this region:
- the LOC142175826 gene encoding uncharacterized protein LOC142175826, translated to MIWVKGLPFKIAFFMWKVWKAKLPLDDFLKRIGYCMPSKCWCYVQPDEESLQHLFFKSETAKTTWKYFLSRAGIDVEGLTMHQAITKCWTANVCLRLKPIMQALPSCVVWELWKRRNSMKYGDAVTTSRVIYQVSSNLQSLVKVRKPGMVMVPHKWQDLLAVMENFTPKLKVTKVMWEFPSAGWLKVNTDGASRGNPGRSSIGFCIRNENGDIVKSVGKEIEETTNTIAEAKAMVEALRFCRFKQYSHVWLQPDSMILKKIMDGIWKAPWIIYEQGEGEHEIGSKEKRRAGGDTTMLKALHDATFEIIDAMEQK